The Fuscovulum sp. sequence GCGTGCGCGGGAACTGGCGGACCAGTTCGGCTATATCGAACCGCATCTCTGGACCGGGATCGGCCGGGCGCGGTCGGGCTGCGGGGCGGCGCTTGTCGGATCGGTTGACCAGGTCATGTCCAAGCTTGAAGATTACCAGGCGATGGGCATCCGGGCCTTCATCTTTTCGGGCTATCCGCATCTCGACGAATGCGACCATTTCGGCAGCAAGGTGATGCCGCAGATCAAGACCTGCTCCTTGCCACATGCCTATGGCCGGGTCCCGGCCTCGACCCCTGCCACGCCCCTGGGCATTGGAGTGCGCCGCTGATGGACCGTATCACCTTTGGCCCAATCACGATGTCCCGGCTGGTCTACGGCATGTGGCGGCTGGGCGACGACCCTGACACTTCGCCCGCCCATGTGCAGGCAAAGATCGAAGCCTGCCTCGCGCAGGGCATCACAACGATGGACCAGGCAGACATTTATGGCGGCTATACTGCCGAGGCTCTCTTGGGCGCGGCACTCAAGGCTGCTCCGGGCTTGCGCGACCGGATCGAGATCGTCACCAAATGCGACATCGTCGCCCCGGTCGGTCGTCATTCCGCCGCGCGGGTGAAGTATTACGACACTTCTGCGGCGCATATCACCGCCTCGGTCGAGGCCAGCTTGTGCGAGATGGCGACCGACCGGATCGACCTGCTGCTGATCCACCGCCCCGACCCGCTGATGGACCACCATGAGACGGGCCGCGCGCTGGATGCCCTCGTTGCCAGCGGCAAGGTGCGCAGCGTGGGTGTCTCGAACTTCCGGCCCTGGGACTTTACCCTGTTGCAATCGGCTATGACCGCGCCACTGGCCACCAACCAGATCGAGCTGTCGCTGAACTGCCGCGACGCCTTCACCAACGGCGACCTTGCCTTCCTGCAAGAGCGCGGGATCGCGCCGATGGCCTGGAGCCCGCTTGCCGGTGGTCATTTGCGGGCCGAGGCAAATGACGGCCTTTCCGCCCGGCTGGACGCGCTGGCAAAGGCCGCTGGCACCGACTGGACCGCTGTTGCCGTGGCCTGGCTGCTGCACCACCCGGCGAAGATCATCCCGGTTCTGGGCACCAACACCCTGTCGCGCATCGCCACCATATCGGACGCGGCGCGCGTGCCGATGGACCGCCAGACCTGGTTCGAGCTTCTGACGCTCGCCCAGGGGCATGAGGTCGCGTGATGGCGGATGGCGGCATCCAGACAGACGGAATCGTGCCGGACGCCGCCAATGCGCGGCTGTTCCGCGATGCGCTGGGGCGTTTTGCAACCGGCGTGACCTTGGTCACGATCGAGGGGCCGGACGGGCCGATCGGCTTTACCGCCAACAGTTTCGCAAGCCTGTCGCTGGACCCGGCGCTTGTGCTGTGGTCCCCGGCAAAAGCTTCGCAGCGCTATCCGTTCTTTGCCACTGCCCGGCACTACGCGATCCATGTTCTCGGGCAAAGCCATGCCGACCTTCCCGCCCGGTTTTCCAGGGGTGGGCAAGGTTTCGCGGGCCTCGACTGGCAACAGAATGCCGAGGGCGTGCCGGTCTTGCTGGGCGCAATCGCCCGATTCGACTGTGTCCAGCACGCAACGCATGAGGGTGGCGACCATCTGATCATCGTGGGACAGGTCCTGCGGCTGGCCCTGGGGGAGGGCGAGCCGCTGGTTTTCGCGAAAGGCAGGTTCGGAGGCTTTACGGGCTGAAACACCCCCCCGGGAGAGGGGGCGAAGGGAGGAGACGTGACCACACTTCTGGCCATCTGCAACGGCCTTGCCGTGATCAACGGCGGTCTTCTGGCGCTTGGCCGCTGGATCGGGGCAGTATGCCTGGGCCTGATGGTCGTGGTCATCCTTACACAGGTCTTTTTCCGCTATGTCCTGAACAACGCGCTGCCCTGGCCCGAGGAAGCCTCGCGTTTCCTGATGCTCTGGTCGACCGGGTTGATGGCCCCCACCGCCTTCCGGCGTGGTGGTTTCATCGCCATTGACATGGTAATCCGGATGCTGCCGCGCATGGTGGCGACTGGGTTGTCGGTCTTCCTCATGGCTGTGACGATCCTGGTCCTCTGGATCGCTCTTGGCATCGGCTGGTCCGAGGTCACGGGCCTTGGCGGCCGGTTCGAGACCGACTCCTTGCGCGTGCCGGTCAGTCTGGATCTGGCAACCTGGATGAAGGTGCCTAAGTCCTGGATGATGGCCTCTCTGCTGGTGGGCGTGGCGCTTTTGCTGCTGGTTGCCGTCGAACTGGCCCTGCGCAACATCTATGTGCTGATCCGGGGGCCGGACGGGCTGCGCGACATACCCGATACCATCATGCTGGGATCGGGGGCCGAATAGATGCTCAGCTTCTTCCTGCCCCTGTTCCTTGTCTTCCTGATGCTGGGCCTGCCGGTGGTCTTCGGCCTGCTCGCCGCCCCTGCCATCCTTCTGTGGCTGAACGGGCAAGAACGCGATATCGTCCTGCTTTATCGCAACGTCTATGAAGGGATGAATTCCTTCCCTCTGATGGCGATCCCGTTCTTCATGCTGGCGGGGGAGTTGATGAACCGCGGCGGCATCTCGGCCCGGATCGTGGGGTTCGCCCAGGCCATGGTCGGGCATTTCCGCGGGGGGCTTGCTCAGGTGAACGTGGTCGACAGCATGCTCTTCGCCGGGATTTCGGGCTCCGCTGTGGCCGATGTCTCGGCCCTTGGGTCGATCATCATCCCGCAGATGGAAAAGAAGGGCTACCCCAAGCCCTTCGCCGCTGCGATCACTGCGGCCTCTGCCATCATCGGACCGATCATCCCACCCTCGGGGATCATGATCATTTACGCTTATGTGATGGGCGAAAGCGTGGCTGCGCTGTTCCTGGCGGGCATTGTCCCCGGCATCCTGATCGGGGTGGCGCTTATGATCACGATCAAGCTGATGGCCAACCGCTACAACCTGCCCCAGGCGCAGCCGCGCGCCAGTTGGGGGGATGCGGGCCGCGCCGCTGGGGCCGCCTTCTGGCCGCTGATGACGCCCATCCTCCTCATGGGCGGCATCCTGTCGGGCGTCTTTACCCCGACCGAGGCCGCTGCCGTGGCCGTCGGCTACAGCTTCTTCATTTCGATCTTCATCCTGAAGACCCTGACTTGGCGCGACGTGCCGGGTGTGCTGACCCGCGCCGGGATCACCAGTTCGGTGGTCATGCTGCTGGTCGGCGCCGCGATGGCCTTCAAGACCGTGGCGGCGCTGGCGCATACGCCGGAACTTCTGGCCTCGACCCTCCTTTCCATCACCGAAAACCCGCTGTTGCTCCTTCTGCTGGTGAACCTGCTGCTCTTCATCGTCGGTATGTTCCTGGATGCGGGTCCCGCGATCATCATCC is a genomic window containing:
- a CDS encoding aldo/keto reductase, encoding MDRITFGPITMSRLVYGMWRLGDDPDTSPAHVQAKIEACLAQGITTMDQADIYGGYTAEALLGAALKAAPGLRDRIEIVTKCDIVAPVGRHSAARVKYYDTSAAHITASVEASLCEMATDRIDLLLIHRPDPLMDHHETGRALDALVASGKVRSVGVSNFRPWDFTLLQSAMTAPLATNQIELSLNCRDAFTNGDLAFLQERGIAPMAWSPLAGGHLRAEANDGLSARLDALAKAAGTDWTAVAVAWLLHHPAKIIPVLGTNTLSRIATISDAARVPMDRQTWFELLTLAQGHEVA
- a CDS encoding flavin reductase; translated protein: MADGGIQTDGIVPDAANARLFRDALGRFATGVTLVTIEGPDGPIGFTANSFASLSLDPALVLWSPAKASQRYPFFATARHYAIHVLGQSHADLPARFSRGGQGFAGLDWQQNAEGVPVLLGAIARFDCVQHATHEGGDHLIIVGQVLRLALGEGEPLVFAKGRFGGFTG
- a CDS encoding TRAP transporter small permease subunit; protein product: MTTLLAICNGLAVINGGLLALGRWIGAVCLGLMVVVILTQVFFRYVLNNALPWPEEASRFLMLWSTGLMAPTAFRRGGFIAIDMVIRMLPRMVATGLSVFLMAVTILVLWIALGIGWSEVTGLGGRFETDSLRVPVSLDLATWMKVPKSWMMASLLVGVALLLLVAVELALRNIYVLIRGPDGLRDIPDTIMLGSGAE
- a CDS encoding TRAP transporter large permease, which produces MLSFFLPLFLVFLMLGLPVVFGLLAAPAILLWLNGQERDIVLLYRNVYEGMNSFPLMAIPFFMLAGELMNRGGISARIVGFAQAMVGHFRGGLAQVNVVDSMLFAGISGSAVADVSALGSIIIPQMEKKGYPKPFAAAITAASAIIGPIIPPSGIMIIYAYVMGESVAALFLAGIVPGILIGVALMITIKLMANRYNLPQAQPRASWGDAGRAAGAAFWPLMTPILLMGGILSGVFTPTEAAAVAVGYSFFISIFILKTLTWRDVPGVLTRAGITSSVVMLLVGAAMAFKTVAALAHTPELLASTLLSITENPLLLLLLVNLLLFIVGMFLDAGPAIIILGPILAPIFTSLGVDPVHFAIVMVVNLTVGLLTPPMGLVLFATSAVSGLRVETIARAVMPFLLVEFAVILLITFVPAIPLTLPRLMGFVD